The Nicotiana tomentosiformis chromosome 2, ASM39032v3, whole genome shotgun sequence genome includes the window ggcagaagagttatgcggatcggaaggttcgcgacgttgcattcatggttggggagcgggtcttgctccgggtttctcccatgaagggtgttatgaggttcgaaaagaagggcaagttgagccctaggtatatcagaccttttgagattcttgagagggttggagaggtggcttacaggcttgcactgccacctagtctctctacagttcatcaagtgttccatatttccatgctccggaagtatcacgacgatctgtcGCATGCTCTATCTTTTCTAAATTTATATATTTCTTAATGTTTTTGTCAAATTGAGTGATCTGCAAGCAAAATGAAAGAATTCTTGAACGAAAATCGTGATTCAAAAGAGAGAAAAGAGAGCATGAGAGAGAAAATTCTAGAAACGGATATTCTATTATTTGATCCTTTTGTGAAATGTAGAAAGTCTCCCCTTTTATATTTTCCAGAAATAAAacaataatatagaaaaataaaaatacaattaCATATATGATTTACAGCTAACTACATTGGGCTACAACTAACTACACTATGTTGGGCCTTCACTTGATATTGTGGCTGGGTCCAAATCAGATTCTCTATCGCTAACACCCCTCCTCAAGCTGGTGGGTGACTGAACTCCCAGCTTACGAAGGAGAAAAAGATGTTGAATACCAGGTAAGGGCTTAGTGAAAAGATCATCCAGTTGTAAAGATGTAAGAATGTAGTGAAGAGAGATTAGACCAACAACCAGTTTTTCATGAACAAAGTGGCAAGCAAGTTCTATGTGTTTGGTTTTCTCATGCATGACAGGATTTCGAGCAATGCTCAAGGCTGCTTGATTGTCATAATATACAGGTACATGTGAAGATATGAGTAAGCCTAGATCATCAAGCAAGCACACCAGCCAAGTGACCTCAGCAAGATTAGCGCGCAAGGCCCTATACTCTGCTTCGGTAGAGGATAAATAGACTGTTTGTTGTTTCTTAGACTTCCAGCAAATTGGACTACCTCCCAAGGATATAAAAAAACCAGTGACAGACTTGCGAGAAGAAGGGCATGCTGCCTAGTCAGAATCAGAGAAGACCTTCAAGGAGAAATCGGAAGAACTATTGAGAAGTAAACCCTTGGCAGGATCAGCAACTAGATACCTCAGAACATGAAGGGCAGCTTTCATGTGAGCAGACCTCGGAGCATGAAGAAATTGACTCAAGTGTTGAACGGAGAAAGATATATCAGGTCTTGTATTGCAAGAAATTGAGCTTCCCCACCAACCTTCTATAAGGTGAAGGATCTGGTAATAAATCACCCAAATCAGATGTGAGTTTGGTATTCAATTCCACGGGAGCCACAACAGGAGAAGCAGAGGAACAATGAAATTCAGCAATCAACTCCTTGGTGAATTTATGTTGGTTAATAAGAAACCCTTGAGGCTGCCTGGACACCTCTAGCCCCAAAAAGTAATGCACATGACCAAGATCCTTTATCTTAAATTGATTATCAAGAAAGGACTTGAGAGACTCCATTTCGGAGATATCATCCCCAACTAATAAGATGTCATCCATATACACCGCAAGGGTGACAGTGGAATGGGTTGACGATTTAATAAAGAGTGAGTAATCATTCATACTGGACTTGAAACCTCTGGATAAAAGGGCAGTGGACAGCTTTGCAAACCATTGTCGGGAGGCTTTCTTGAGCCCATATAAAGACTTTTTCAGCTTGCATACCAATTGAGAACCAAAATTAGAATGACAAGAGATTGACATGCCAAGTGGAATCTTCATATACACCTCCTCGGACAAATCACCATAGAGGAAAGCATCGTTGATGTCTAATTGTATAACGGTCCATGTGTGCTTGGCAGCAAGGGCAAGTAGGCACTTAATAGTAGTAAATTTGACGACAGGGGAGAAGGTCTCATTGTAGTCAATCCCAGCTTTTTGAGTGTCACCGCGAATGACAAGTCGGGCCTTGTACCATTCAATACTGCCATCAGATTTCTGTTTGACCTTGTAAACCCACTTGCAAGGGATAGCTTTCTTCCCAGCTGGAAGAGGAACAATGTCCCAAATGTGATTTGCATCCAAAGCTTGAAATTCTTTTAACATAGTTTCTTGCCCTGCAAGATTAGAAACAACCTGCTAGTAATGTTGAGGCTCAGATATGCAAGATGCAGGGATTAGATCCTTGGAGTTAGAGGGAAAGGAAAGGGGGACAAAGTTACAAACATAATCTTGAAGATAGGGAGGGGGATGTGAAGTCCTAACGGACTTTCTAGTGGCAGAAACTGAAGTTGAGGAGGAAGGGACGGAAAtatgagaaggaacaaaaggagaAGGGGATAGATCCAGAACATAGTCGGAAGGAATAAAAGAAGAAACAGGAAAGAAAGTAGACGGGGAAGAAGTGGAAGGAAAAATATGTTCAACAAAGGAAACATCTCTAGAAAAGAAGATTGATTTATTGTGTAAATGAAGTAATTTGTACCCTTTCTTCCCAAGAGCATAACCCAAGAATATACAGGGAATGACTCTTGACTGAAATTTGTCTCTATAGAGTTTTGGGACAGTAGCATAGGCCAGACACCCAAAAGATCTTAGATGACCATAACTGGGAGGCTCCCCATGTAACACTTCAAAGGGAGATTTAGAGCCCGTTTGAACATAagaaaaattttactttttttggaaaatattttactttttttcgaaatcagtgtttggccataaatttttaaatttttacttgaagatggattttgaaatttttcgaaaatttgaaaaactccaaaaaactttTTTTCgtaattttcactcaaatcactcacaaaacttaaaaaaataacctaaaattatatttatgtccaaacacaactctagttTTCAAGTACCATTTTTACTTGGAaataaattttactttttttagaattttacatttcttatgtccaaacgcccacttattTGAAAGAACAGTTGAAGGAAATCGATTGACTAAGTATGTGGCTATTAAGATACATTCGCCCCAGTATTTAGTAGGAAGCTTGGACTGAAAAAGAAGAGCCCTTGCAGTTTTCAATAAATGCTTGTGTTTTCTTTCGACAATCCCATTTTGTTGTGGGGTTTGGGGACATGTGGGTTGATGAGAAATTCCAAGAGAAGAGAGGTATTCTGCATAAGAATTGTTGGACCCCAATTTAAATGCATTATCGGTTCTTAGAATCTAGACAGAAGTGTTAAAATGAGTAGAAACCATGGCTAAAAATGCTTTAATGACAGAAAAAGCATTGCTTTTGCAAGAAAGTAAGTGAGTCCAGGTAACCCTACTAAAATCATCTACAATAGTAAAGAAATACTTGAAACCATTGTAGGCAAGTGTATGGTAGGGTCCCCAAAGATCAATGTGGACCAAGTGGAAAGGTTTTATGGAGTGTATAACACAATCAGAAAAGGGCAATCTTTGTTGTCTAGCCATTGGACAAATTGGGCAAATAAATGACTGTCTTGAAGAAGAGTTGATAGATATATGAGGAATGCATAACATCTTAGCAAAAAGTATATGGCTCACTCTTTGATGCCATAAAACATCAGTTTTATTAATTGAAGAAGAGGTACAAATACTTGGAAACATATCAGTACTAGCAGTAAAATCAGAAACTAAAGCAGAATTAAAAGGAGACTTAAGGGAACCACTATTAACAGTAGAAGCAACAGCAGGTGATGGCATATTGAAAATGTATAGTCCATGCTCCTTTACCAATTTTCAACGGCCTCTTCAGAGAAGGGTCCTGTATAGTACATGAAAATTTGGTAAGAAGAGCAGAACAACAGAGTTGAGAAAGAAGTTGATGAATAGAAATCAAATTATACTGAAAAGTTAAAACTAACAGGACATTTGACAATATGAGATCAGGGAATAAGGAAAGGGAGCCAGTTAAAGTCACCTTAATCTTATATCCATTAGGTAAAGTTACAAGAGATGGGATTGGCAAAGGTtgtatattgtgtagtaaatgtTTATGAGGGGTCATCTGATTAGTGGCTCCTGAGTCCAATATCCAAGGATTATATCCTATATAAGATTCACTGCATACAAGAAAACCATGAGATTAACCATAAGGACTGTTTAACCAACCTACAAAGTTGGCAGAGGCATGGGTGGGAACATTCTGGGATGGAGTTGATAGCTAAGCTTGTTGAAATAGAGACAGGAGGTGAGCATATTGTTTCTTGGTGAACCCATGTGGAAGATGAACAGATTTGTGAGGATCAGGATTTGGATTCTCAGAAGAAGACTCCATTTGAACAAAAGCAGCTCACTTCTTGTTCTTGGTGAACTTGAAATCAGTTGGGAATCCATGAAGTCGATAACACTTGTCTACTGTATGTCCACCCTTTATACAGTACTTGCATGACAATGATGACTTCATTGGCTCAAAATTGACCTTCTGAGTATAACTTCTGTTGTTTGTGGGCTGACTTGAACCAGGATTAACGGTATTAACTAAGAAGGAGGATGAATCAGCAGAAAAAATGGAGGGGCTAGACTGAATCTCCCTCTGTTTCTCATATCCAATCAACATAAAGTAAACCTTCCCCACAGAAGGTACAGGACTCATCATGAGGATGTTGCTTCGCACTTTTGCATAAGTGTTATTCATACCGGACAAAAATTAAATGAGTTATTGAGCCTCAGTGAGTTCATGAACAGCACCACAAGTCCAGGGTTTACCAAGGGATAGAGTACTGAGTTCATCCCACatacctttgagtctagtttgaAATAACTAGCTATGTCAGATGGACCTTGTGTGGTGGAAGTAATGGCTCTCTGAATGCTGTAATAAAGAGAAATATTCGACTCACCAAATCTCTCTTCTAGATTGGTCCAGGCATCCTTAGCACTTTTATAGTAGAGTGCAGGTTTAGCAATGTCCTTTGAAAGTGCATTCATTATCCAAGCCCTAACCATATTGTTACATATCTCCCAGTGGTGGAAAGTTTCTGAATTTGCAATAGGTTTAATTAGGGTTCCATCAATCAGTTGAATTTTGTTCTTCGCTGAAAGAGAAATGAGTATTCCCTCTTTTCACTCCCTATACCCCGTCCCAGAAAAAAGAGTGGAGACTAGCATAACCCCTGGGGTGTCAGAGGGATGTAGGTAAAGCGGATGAGAGGGATCTATGGCAGTAGTCGAGGAAGAAGACGATGAACCAGTCATAGTTACTTCACGCAATCACACACTAATACTACGAGTAGCAATGTGAAGGTAAATCCAATAACAGCAAGTAACGAGGATGCAAAACTACACTGATATAGTACTCAAAAATAGGAAAATTTGAGAGAAAGAGAAGTATCACCGCGATGCAAAGACGAGATATGAAGCAAAACCCTAGCTCTAATTCCGACGAACCAGTGGTGTATTCAGAATATTGCCGCCACAAAATCATGATTTTGAGTGCACAAAATCATAAACAAGCTCAAAATTCAGCTTTGAACGGACACTACAAAAAAATGGGTAAATTGCGGAGGTTAAAATTACAGTTTACGGAAGTTTAAATTACAGTTTACGGAGGTTAGAAACCTCCGCTATTTGTTGTCACGGCGGTTGACCAGGCCCCCGTAGTAAGCATCGCCACTATTAATTTACGGCAGATAAATGCGGGGGTTTCTCGAACTGCCGTGATAGCAAATAGCGGAGGTTTCTAACCTccgtaaattataattttaacctccGCAATTTTATGCGCGAAAAtagatttatatttttaaattttaattttttttttgagtaTAGGGGTTGTTAACCCCCGCAATTTCTTATGTGTACACCATTAGGATCTGTTCAATTTCTATTTGGGGGTTTTATCCCCatctatttttaaatatattatagaattaattttttATCATCAATTTGCCATACTTTTTTCCTAATATCAATTGAAATATTTATGCTtaaacaaaaatattaaaattaaaaaatatcaaCATTTTATTAACCGTGAAAAATACTATGACAGAGTAGTATCATATGTCATCAAGCTAAATTAGAACATAGTTAATCGTCTATATTAGTCATCTATTGCATTGTCCTAATACATTCACTTCAATTAAAATGAATCTCAATGGTTGTCACTGGGATTACTAGCACCAGAAGATCGTCTTGCATCCGTCGGTGAAACGGGTCTACTAGCTGCATTACTTGGCTACaacaaaaagttaaaaaaaatacaaCTATTAAGAGGAGTATCAGGAAACAAGTCATTGAGATAAAATATATATTGTCTACTTAAACCAACAAAAAAGAATGAAACGGGACAAGGTACGAAGCCTCTAGTCTAAAAGGTAGACGGTATGCAACACGAATACAAAGAGAATAAAGTATTTGTTTAATAAGTGATACAACACTGCTGTGCCACAGAACCAAGAAGCAGTGATACAACACTGCTGCTACCACGCCCACTACTTAGGAAACAGAATGAATGACATTGATTTCAAATCCATTCAAAGCATTCTCTCAGTATCTATACTGACAAGTAAGTATTACTCAATAGGAAATTTTCTCACCATGTGATAGAACATGCAATTAATGGGAGAGGAACTCTGTGGTTTGGGTGTAAAAGACCTAACAAATCTGGAGAATCAACTGAAAATGAGCTTAAGGGGCATCCGTATGAAAAAGGTCAGCAACCAACCTAATACTATCTAATTAATATTATTGGAACTGTAAAATACTAGTAGGAACTAAACATGTTCTGGCTTTATAAGAGCAAATATTAAAGGATAAAATTCAAAAGCTAACTCAAAAGGTATGTGCAAAACTGTAGAGCAGCTTTCATCATGTCAAGAATAGATCAGCAGAATAAATAAGTAGAACGATCAAATCAAATCGAAAATGCATTAAACACAAGACTAAAAAACAAATAGTACGAGAGAAGAATAGCTTGTCTCATCTCAGCACAACTTAGCTAAAGAAACTAGACAATCATCCATGAAATTGAGATGAAAATGAAAATGATTTTAAAAGAGATTCAGCAAGTTCAATATCTAAATTTTACTCCAAATAACATGTATGAAAAATAAAATTGCACAATACAGCAAAAGTAAAAGAACTTAGCATTTACCGTTGTAGGAGGAGAAGCAAAGATCCCAGCAAATTATTCTGGTATTGACCCTTCCTTCATTATCATGTATGCTTTGAGAGTATTCATCAATTGATTGTACTTCTCTTGGCATCCATAAGAAGAACATCCAACATTATTACTCATAATTCTAATATTACCAAGATGAAGATTTGTCTCTCTGAAAGTATTGCTTGGAGTAGCTCCTAATCCCAAACATCTCACCCTTCCAGGATGTTCTTTGCCTATCACCTTACCAACAACATCATTTGGAGAAATTTCAGACTCATCCACTGTACTTTCACTCACTACTAGCTCATTTTTTTCCTAAACACAATACACATCAAAAAAATCTAGTAACTGAAATTAACAATTGCCTGTAATGCAACTATCTTTTATCTGTTAAATTTCATGCTATAAACAGGAACTGAATCAAAGGCTCATATACATTGATCCAGTGCAATAGAAACTAAAACCACAAGTCTTGTAAAGATTGTTGAAAACAATGGAGCCGGCGTGCCATGCTAATATTCCAGATATGCAACTTTCAATGCAGTAAAAAATTTCATGCCAAAATTCTTTCACTTTTTCCCTTCTTCAGTAAACATGCAGAAGAAAGGTTTCCAACCAAACAAATGATCCATTTTCTTAACAAATAATTTGGCACAAAGAGGATGGCCATTAACAGAAAAATTGTGAAACTAAGAACAACTTGACCATATGAAACAAGCGatttaagaatataaaaattGCATCATAGAATATAAAAAACAGACTTTTACTGATAATTGTCCATGGATTTGCAAAGCAGAAAAGATAAAAATATTCGAATACTCGGTGTAAAATGAGATATTGGGAAGGTCATATAATATTATGCGGTTAGAGATGCTAAACGAAACCTTTCTTAGCGTTACTGTTCTAACAAAAGAAGAGCAACTACTGAAGAAAAATGGGGTTTCTTAGATGGACCAGCTATGCAATTTTCAACTTTCTGGATTGCTATGCTTCCAATCCCAAAATACAATTTTAACTTTCTGTGTATCTAATCTAAGTAAAGCAAAAATATTCCAAATGCACACCACCAATCTctcaaagaaaaaaaagatgCGGCAGATTAAGAAGAAGGaattaagaagaagaaggataATGATTACCTATTCCATTGACAGTCCAATGATGTGAAGACTCACGTTTAGCACGCTTATTGGATGTTGACTAGACAATAGCTTTCCGGCGAAGACTTTAACAAGGAACTCTGCCTTTGGACATTTTTTAGATTTCATagatatatattattaaaatagTTCCAGTGATTCAACCTTGTGAATATTTTACTTTGACAAAGAAAATGATTTCCATTGAACGTTATTTTACGTCGACCTCTCTCTTTAACGACCAAAAATAAAAGCAGTGAATGCCATGACACTCCAGCACACAAATTGTTCAAAGTCTTCCAAACAAGTCTAGCTAAGTTTTACCATTATAAATATTTCTgtagaaatatttttaaaaagaaaagtatTTATTCGAAGATGGCCGGAAAAAATGGGTTTGAATCAATGGCTAGAATAATGTCTGAGAATggacaaaaatggcaaaacccttCCAAGTTGAGTTTTGTACCAAAATATACtaataagaaaaggaaaatgaGAGAGGCGGTGgaattgaaattttaagtttgtcCAAGGTCAGAGTCACAGCAGTAAATATACAATGCAGAggaaaagaggcaaagaaaaattcatattgaTAGACCATAAAGGCCTACAAAAAAATAAAAGCACACAAAAATTCTTGCAGAGAGATCGACCATTAAGCCCAAAAGCACAAAGAAAGTAAGAAAAAAGCACACAAAAATTCATACAGATCGATCATTTAATACACACAAAAAATCAATATCAAACACTATTTAATCATACAGATCGACCAAAATacacacaaaaattcaaaattaacagAAACCCCATGAgggaaaataaggaaagaaagagaaaaatcaaaCCTGGGAGGTGTAAAAGCGGTGGCGATTGAAGAGGAAAAGAGAagttagaagaagaagaagaagaagaagaagaagaagaagcgaaGAACTTCGATTAATGGATGTGTAAAACCATTAAGCGGAGAACTTCGattaagaagaagaaggaaaGGAGTATTTTTTTGTTGTGAGGCCGAAGTTTCTTGGGCGAAAAAGATTGGGAAAAAATGGAGGGAGCGTGAAATAAATGACCCGCTATTATTTTAGGGCTGCGGATGTTTTAGACCCCCGTAAATTGTATAATTTTGTGGGGCTAATATATTGCCGCAAAATTATGCAAATTGCGGAGGTTACTTATACCCTCCGCAAATAAACCTCcgtaatttatccgtttttttgTAGTGGGAGAATGAATGAAAACGCCGATCACCGGAGACCGCCGAAAGATGAAATGAAACGACCACCGGAAAAAAAAATCACCGTTGACTGTGGAGAGGACGATGCAGATATCCAGgatttgctctgataccatgtcaaaTTGAGTGATCTCCAAGCAAAATGAACGATTTCTAGAATGAAAATCGTGATTCGAAATAGAGAAAAGAGAGCATGAGAGAGAAAATTCTAGAAACAATATTCTATTATTTGATCCTTTTGTGAAATGTACAAAGTCTCCCcttttatattttttgaaaataaaacaataatatgaaaaaataaaaatacaattaCATATCTGATTTATAGCTAACTACATCGGGCTACAACTAACTACACTATGTTGGGCCTTCACTTGATATTGTGGCTGGGTCCAAATCAGATTCTCTATCGCTAACAGTTTTTAAACTTAGTTTAATTTTGAGgaggtaaaaattataaaatttttgccagttatcttttttttttatcaGTTGTTTAGTAATAGAGCTATTTTTATTTCTCTTGCAACTTATCACGGTCTTAAACTCTTTTTATCGGAGGCTCAAAAAATTTTGCAAGCTATTGTAAATGTTAGATCACGGTCTAATGTTTTATCTATAAAGTTGAGCAAATTGAAAAGTATACGAGCTAACATTTGACCCGAGGCTCATACTGTCTGTAAAGGTTATAATCACTAGGGATATATTTTCACAACTTTTTAAAATAGAgacaaaattaaaataataacctAAAAAGGGTCATTTGTGTAAATCAGCCGGTGAAATTGAACTCCAACCCCAAAAGAAAATGAATACAATTCTCGTCCAA containing:
- the LOC104102896 gene encoding uncharacterized protein, which encodes MNALSKDIAKPALYYKSAKDAWTNLEERFGESNISLYYSIQRAITSTTQGPSDIASYFKLDSKVYFMLIGYEKQREIQSSPSIFSADSSSFLVNTVNPGSSQPTNNRSYTQKVNFEPMKSSLSCKYCIKGGHTVDKCYRLHGFPTDFKFTKNKK